The following coding sequences lie in one Pseudomonas sp. B33.4 genomic window:
- the rplU gene encoding 50S ribosomal protein L21, translating into MSYAVIVTGGKQYKVAPGEYLKIEKLEIATGESVTFDRVLLVANGDDVNIGAPVVAGATVVAEVISQGRHDKVRIIKFRRRKHHMKRMGHRQWYTEIKITGIQA; encoded by the coding sequence ATGTCTTATGCAGTAATCGTTACTGGCGGCAAGCAGTACAAAGTCGCCCCAGGTGAATACCTGAAGATCGAAAAACTGGAAATCGCTACCGGCGAATCCGTTACCTTTGATCGCGTTCTGTTGGTCGCCAATGGCGATGACGTGAACATCGGCGCTCCAGTTGTTGCTGGCGCTACCGTTGTGGCTGAAGTGATCTCCCAAGGTCGTCACGATAAAGTCCGCATCATCAAGTTCCGTCGTCGTAAGCACCACATGAAGCGTATGGGCCACCGCCAGTGGTACACCGAGATCAAAATCACCGGTATTCAGGCTTAA